CTTTAGGCTCTCAAACACGTTGATCGCAAGCTACCGGTGGCTCGCAAGCcctcaataggcgctttcacaccgcagtacttttcccacaaaggttcatcagaaataggaaccttttcctcccctgaaagtacctgctctccaGCAGGGTCTGAGAAGGGGTGggaaggttctcatgaactaactTCTAGTTCCGGATTTCTTTTGTAACGCACATTTCCCgaactatactgggaaaagtactccgtgtgaaagcgcctaatgttAAAACGTGCTAAACATATACACTGCAAGAACAaagaaagaggagtaaaagtcgctcgggacttgttttattttttgaaagtagctctcatcctaaaagaGGTTGGAGGCCCCTGCTCTAAAGGGTGTTCAATAGAATTAGTTGATTAATGATGTTAATTATTGACTTGCTCGTAAAGCGTGCTGCTGCAGTACTTTCACTCAAACTGCTGCTTTAGTGAACTATTGCTGGATAGAAACACATTTCTAAAAACCTTCACTCCGTTTAAAAACAAGCAAAAGCATCCTGATGTCGTTGCGTGGCCAAACGCATCGAAGGTCACGCCAGATGAATAACGCCCTTCTTCCCCTTTTATTTCTCCAGACAAAGGCTCTGAAGTGCAGCACCGTGCCCAAACCCTTCAACCTGTCAACGGGCAAGAAGAAGGAGGCAGAGGGGCCGGGGGCCTACGTGCCCATGGCGCAGCAGATCCAGCAGTTCCAGAATCGGACCCCCGATCGCTACCACCTGCGCAGTCGCAAGAGTATAAACAAAGGTGTGTTTGGAGCCAGGTTGGTTGTAACGGTGTGTGTCCTGTGCAGAGGGGGTGGAAGGGCCACTTACTGACATCCCGTGTTCTTCAGGACCCTCGGGGGTGAAGGGGGATAAGCTGAAACTCACCCAGTCACACACGCCTCACTTGATGACCCGCCGGAGGAACCGCCCCACCGTCACCAAGAGCAGCgcggagctggaggaggaggagctggaGAAGCAGCAGAAgtgagagtcctctcctctcgcCCATCGTCCCGTCAGACTCCTCAATACGTCCAGGGTTATTCAACTGTCTCTTTGATCAGGTTTAAAATCATCGCCTTGGAGCTGAACCGGAAGATCCTGGAGAGCGCAGAGTGTCTGAAGAGACCCCCGGTGAAGGAGTCCACAGTGCCTGAAGGCTTCCAGCTGCAGATTGACAAGAGGCTGCATGAGAGGCAGACCAAGAGGCCCCAGGAGGCCGAGGAGAAGCACCCCAGCTTCAGAGCCCAGCCGCTGCCCAGAAAGATCCTGGAGGGAGTCGTGGTGAGTCCCAGTCCTTTCGCTTTGAGCTCGTCTCCATGAGCGTGTCACACCAACACTTTCTCTTGTCTGATGACAGGGTCTGCCGGACAAGAAGGTCCTGCAACCGACGGTGCCCGAGTCTCCAGCCTTCACCCTGAAGAAGAGGGTCCGTGTGGAGAAGGTGGAGGAGGTGAGGGCACATCTGTCTTCCCATCAACTGCAACTTTGGTCCTACATAGTATACCGTATACATAATCAGCCACATCTGTTTTTAAGCCAGCTTTATTCTGACTTGTTATCACTTCTTTTTGGAAATGTATGGTTAATATACATAATTTACACAAAAAGAAACCTCATTTCGGAGTTAAAGAAGGCCaacactttaaaggtcccatgtcacggccatttctactgatcataattccatcgttgaggtctactagaatagattcacattgttcaatgtgccaaactcacattgctttctcacagcatctctgtgtattcactctgtcctacacgccttgttggagctcctgccccccctccctgtgagccctgtggccgtctgcgagacacagcgaaacccagcccgagcgcacacacacacacacacacacacacacacacacacacacacacacacacacacacacacacacacacacacacacccgcagcctggctgggggACTCCCAGCCTCGCCTTGTCCCGCCGCCTCAGGGAGGAGAAAccggcggagctgcagctgagaaaagattgtgtgtgagaggaagcatgacatgggacctttaaattatTTTACAAACAAAAAGACCGCAGATGCAAAGTGAAAGTGATCATaattattttttctttattcaaATGTAGTATAGAACAAACCTTTTATCCAGAAATAAAAACCTTTGGAAACAGGAAGTTTACACCAAGACTTCTCTTTCAACGTAACCAAACGTGTCTCTTTCTGCCAGGCAAGGCAGCCCTCGTCCATCAAGGCCCCCGCAGTGCCTCACTTTGGGCTCCCCTTCCAGCCCCAGCTGCAGGAGAACCACCACGTGGAGGTGTGTCCGTTCTCCTTCGAAGAGCGGGACCGAGAGAGGAGGTCCCTGAAGGAGAGAAAGCTGGAGGAGAAGCGCAATGAAGAGGTGGGGCTCTGCTACCACATCCTGTGTCCTCTGACCCCCAGAATGAAGACTCGACAGTTAAACCTCTTCCTCCTGTCTCCTTGAACCTTCCCAGGTGCCTCACTTCAAGGCCCAGCCGCTGCCAGCCTTTAACGCCGTGCTCCTCCCCGAGAAGAAGAGGCTGGAGCCCACCAAGCCCGAGCCCTTCAAGCTGCTGCTGGACGAGCGGGGGGCCGTGAAGAGCAGTCGCACCGAGCAGATGGTACCATCACTTCCACATTTTCATCCTCACTCATGGCCATCTTTTACTTGAATTTAAGATTTACAACTCTtttgtttctttcttttgttCTTCCTGTAGGCCAAAGAGGAGCAAAAGCGTGAGGAGGCTACAGTATTCAAAGCCAGGCCCAACACTGTCACTCATAAAGAGCCTTTCCAGCCTAAAAAAGGCCCGCGGGCTCCAGTGGGTAAGTGGAAACAGCCCTGCACTCAGGATGTAGGCATCCTGCCATTGGCTGCATATCTCCTCTGGAAGCAGGATGATGTGGAGCCAGTCGCTCACGAAATGTGACACTGAACTGAATGTAAACGGGTTCTGCACTCGCATGATGCTCAACAAAAGGTCTCTTGCGCTGGTGTTGCCATTGTGTTCCTAAACGGAGAGCGGTGCTGCCAGGCAAGGCTCAAGATTGTCAGATTTCTGCATGTAGGGGCGCAAGCTAGAATAAAACTGCACTGATTTCACCGCAAGGCTCTGCGTAGAATGCGACCACACATTATATAACGGAACGTTCCAGAACATTAGCTACGCTGTAGATTggcatattatttattattcacCATACTTCCAATGACCACCTGTTATGAACCCCAGTGTACACCAATGTAATGTTGTATCGGGTATAATCAATATATACTCGAGTTGTCATATCAGACTATCATCAGATAGACCTGTAAAAAAGGTACCCCATAATATATGGCCTGGTACCCCATAATATATGGCCTGGTACCCCCATAATATATGGCCTGGTACCCCCATAATATATGGCCTGGTACCCCCATAATATATGGCCTGGTACCCCCATAATATATGGCCTGGTACCCCCTCTAATAATAACATTGCCTTCAAAAAAAATCTGGATACTTTGAAggtctttttatttcataattgTGTTTTGGTAACCGTCATTGTGACACGTGATGATGAATATGGAGAACAAAACCAATATTGAAAAGCTAAGAATCTCCACTTTACAACGGTGTCTACGAGTCCAAATGTTGTTTGGGGGGTAGGTGTGACTGAGTTTGATAAAGCAGGTCACATATAACCCTCCTTGGGAGTGCTCTGAAGTGTGAAGCGGTTCTCATCATGTCACTCATGATTCTTCTTCCAGTCGTGGAGGCCTTTGCGCTGTCGACCGAGAGGCGGGCCCTCGAGCGCCAGGAGTTTGAGCGTCTGGCCAATGACAAGGAGACACTCAGGATGCTGATGGAGGAGCAGCAGAGACAAGAGGTGGAGCAGAGGGAGAAGGACGACGTCACCAAGATGCGGAGTGACCAGGTCCCTGCACAATGATTATACGATTTGTTTGTTCTGATATTTTCAACATAATTCACGCAGTCTTTTTTTGCACATCTCCAACATGTCTTTTCCACAATATGTACAACATACTACGTCTTTTTTGCGCATACTCCTTGCATATTATACTACGTCGCTTTTTGACCTGCTATATCAACAGTTATTTTCCTGATTCCCATGTGGGACTCAAGCCTGGTGTTCTCTTCCTGCAGGTCCACGCTGCTCAGCCCATCAGACACTACAAACCTGTGGCCGTGAAGAAGAGTGAAGTCCCACTCACCATCCCCCACTCCCCAAACTTCTCTGACCGCTTCCGCCTGTGATCAGGACTCGCTCTTTATTTAACCACTTCAGACATTGTTGAACGTTTCCCATTAGTGTGGAACGCTGGATGTGTCTGAGGTGCCAGGAGCTGCTTTTACTGTCTTATCTGTTTAGCTTTAGCCACCTGCTGTACATTAACACTTTctatcagtgctttcatgtcttGCCCACACTGTCATTCCAATCAGCATATTCTATCCTTTTGCTTCTTTTATATACTGCTTTTAATCAATAAAGTTTATGAAAAGTAGCCAGTGGTTATTTGGAATTCTAACATCTTCAGTGTTTCACTTGGAAATCCAGACTTTGCAATGGTTACAATGTTTATTGAGTTTATTTGATAAAAGGTTCAGTTTGTTCGTGGTGATTCAGCCAGGAGAATATGCAAGGACACAGAAAAGGCATTCTGTTTGGGGGCCAAGGCTCGAGTTTGACTTTTTCTGGTTATTTTCATTCTTTGCATTCATTTGAGTTTTGTGCACCagacattttaatttgtatatAAACTGGCATGAAGGTATAATATGACTGAATTTAAActtaacattaaaaggaaactaCAAAGGGCATCAACAGATTTTAAATTTCTGTCAAAGATGGTGTCGCAGAATCCATAGGCTTGAGCACCTGTTCAGTGATAAGACAGCCATGCCACATTTAACTATAGTTTGGAGTCGGATGAAAGCACTTTTAGAATGTAATGTCTTGATGCTGTTGCAGCGAACGACACTTATTTTGCTCAGGATTTGGTGGAGACTAACATAACAAATGCTAATTTATGATGCTTCAAATAGAGATGCAGCTCACAAAATGTAAGTTGTATCTAGGAGTAAATTAAAAGTGTTCTCCACCACGGCTGACAATTCGCTCCATCTGACAAAATACTCAATGACTTTAAGAGGCTCATGTTAGCTGAACATGATGGAGGTGCCGATGCTATGTTTTCAAACTGAACTGCTTGATTAGCTTCTGCTGTCAGTTCTGACCTCCAGCTTCTGACACGGCGAGGGACAGAAGTTCAATCACAGTTCACACACCGTTTGGTTCACAGATTTATTCAAGTTGTAGTCTTAGCTCAGTGATGGCTGGTAACAAGAAATGACAATGTCAAACTTTGACTCTGATATCAGTGAGTGCACCAGAGAAGGACTTCAGTATCTctcccaaaatgcagttataTTGCAAAAACAATTTAGGGAGTGTGGCCTTTCTCAAATGATATATACACACAATAAATAAGAGAGCCTTAGCAGGATTTTGAAGTGTCTGTTGAAAAAGTTAGAAAAGATGTACTTTAGCAACACAGAATGGGACAGCTAGTGTAAATGTAACAATATTGTCCACAAGCGTTGGTAAAGAATTGGAGCTGGTGGTTTCCTGAGGAGTCCATGTGACGGGGTCTGAACACTACAACAGTAGCTTCtgaccaggggcggactggccattgggaataccgggagttttcccggtgggccggtgctgtgcgtGGGCTGGAGGGCCAAACAAATACAATTTTTTGTTTGCCAAAATCCTACCAgtccacatttgtaagtgttccggccactccctttttttggcagggaaacggggttcagggggagtggctgtatggtctgcagcggtgctgacttgagaccggtctctacctgtacccgtaggatagaaaagggggaagtgacgtGTGACTCAGgtcgcgcggctgtggagaagaacgtgttgcccacattctgttactgggtttaggctagttagctagcaggtttattgtgttgggtgcagtcactttcgcctccacttgctgttcaaataaatgttgaaagacaaagtaaatctgtttacagttctgtttcatatgggtgttgagagatgtatccatagatttagtccctaattttgctctcaaagtgcaccagattgatgctttaacttcacatttaaaaagaaaagtcttccagGAGGAGCCACTTTCCCCCCCTTCATCTGACTGAAAATATCAACattgttccacacacacacacacacacacacacacacacacacacacacacacacacacacacacacacacacacacacacacacacacacacacacacacacacgagttcAGAACTGGGACTAAAGTAACACACGTCTACTTAGGAGAATAAAGCTGGTGAGATGAGGTTGGAGTGTGAGACGTTTCTGATCAGGTGTTCCCGCTGCATGGAGCTACTTCCTGATAACATCTGGCTGAACATTGGTAATTCTTAGCTGTCTTTGTAATGTAatcatcaaatcaagttttatttatatagcacatttataaacgatttttggtcgagccaaagtgctgtacatataatacaaatagcccacagtagagacactttacagcaaatacaacagcacagattgttcagaatatcagtttgagaaaaacgacaccctctgtccttaatcTCATTTCAGGTGAATGATGAGACTAAACTCAGTGACCCTGCAGCAGGTTACACAACGCTGTAAGACCACTGTTTTCTAACTCACAAGAGGACAATATTTTATCATCCTTTCTTTCACATTTTTCACCTTATAGAAAATCTCATTCCAGGAATTTCCGGGCTCCAATTCCCTTAAATCCAAGGACCCAAAACACCATAACAAGGCACCTTCCCAAGGCAGGTGGAGTGTGAAACGGTGACACAATTGCGGGAGACATACAAATGTAAGCACTTGAAATGACCATACATGTCTATTTGTAAAGCTTCCACCGGGGGAGCCGGCTGTGATGCCTCGCTGACCCCGTGCAGGTTCTGCTGCTGCGACATCACTCCTGCTAATATTACATCTGAGAAGCTTTGGGGAAGTGTTACTGTGGAGCCAGTTCTATTCTGATGTGGCGCGAACATGTTCTGGTGCTGTGGCTAATAGGTCAGACGGTGTATGAGAGTAACAGAGaaacaacattatttttaaCATGAGAACAAGCGAAAGAGAAGAGCGAAGGTGAGGGGAGCCGTGATGCGTTCAGGGGTCTACAAAGGACACAGCGATGTAGCGCACCCCCCCAGTGGTGGGCAGGCCTTCGTGGTAGTGCGTGAGGCGGCCCGGGTGCATCAGGGTCCAGCCTTTACGAGTGGCCTCGATGGAGCAGTCGTAGCGGAGGAACCGGCAGCCTCCACCCTGcagcacaacacacacatcagcctctgctcctcacacacacacaccgggggAATATTGAAATCCCTCCCCTTATTAGAGTTCATTTTGTACCGATTTACCAGCTTCAGCCTTTCACATGCAAGTACACTTACCAAAGTGCAAGAACTAAATGTCACTTATTTAGTGTACAATAACTAAACAAACAATCACATCGTACTGAATGGAATGTGCCTGTAATACGTACAGAAAATGGTTAGGGCCAAACGCTTTTTTCATTCTGACACAAAGTTCATTCTTTTATTAAATTCGGAGATTCAAGTCAGAAATCTGAGAAAAATGAGCAGAACAAGTTAGATTTGCTTTTTTcataattctgactttaatctcagaactaCAACAAAAATCACTTTTGGCTCAATTCCATTTGAGCCCTAATCTTCTCCCATACATACCAGCTTTATGTGTGTGCAGT
This Pseudochaenichthys georgianus chromosome 7, fPseGeo1.2, whole genome shotgun sequence DNA region includes the following protein-coding sequences:
- the tpx2 gene encoding targeting protein for Xklp2 isoform X1, producing the protein MADSDSGDRYEFDAPSHVVDMLMLAEQKAEGEDKWFEQQTGGPGGRLVTPLRTDNSFRSIRDLDLPRAIVAPQIKVDDIPAPIPSPPPSPPANLVTSWAAGSPARTGARSKRTSNPPPPRRVLKRKVASSGPAPPVKKHKKTPEPQKSSSVLRRSKCPQNSRTAPKSQAAASATSSTDRPSSSEDQEMERIRTLQNEVALHRKQNEASYKAALAGKPPPKKMVLSATVPQEFHFNTNSRHKESTSSCGAQKEVDFISQLRKPSSPTKALKCSTVPKPFNLSTGKKKEAEGPGAYVPMAQQIQQFQNRTPDRYHLRSRKSINKGPSGVKGDKLKLTQSHTPHLMTRRRNRPTVTKSSAELEEEELEKQQKFKIIALELNRKILESAECLKRPPVKESTVPEGFQLQIDKRLHERQTKRPQEAEEKHPSFRAQPLPRKILEGVVGLPDKKVLQPTVPESPAFTLKKRVRVEKVEEARQPSSIKAPAVPHFGLPFQPQLQENHHVEVCPFSFEERDRERRSLKERKLEEKRNEEVPHFKAQPLPAFNAVLLPEKKRLEPTKPEPFKLLLDERGAVKSSRTEQMAKEEQKREEATVFKARPNTVTHKEPFQPKKGPRAPVVVEAFALSTERRALERQEFERLANDKETLRMLMEEQQRQEVEQREKDDVTKMRSDQVHAAQPIRHYKPVAVKKSEVPLTIPHSPNFSDRFRL
- the tpx2 gene encoding targeting protein for Xklp2 isoform X2; this translates as MADSDSGDRYEFDAPSHVVDMLMLAEQKAEGEDKWFEQQTGGPGGRLVTPLRTDNSFRSIRDLDLPRAIVAPQIKVDDIPAPIPSPPPSPPANLVTSWAAGSPARTGARSKRTSNPPPPRRVLKRKVASSGPAPPVKKHKKTPEPQKSSSVLRRSKCPQNSRTAPKSQAAASATSSTEPSSSEDQEMERIRTLQNEVALHRKQNEASYKAALAGKPPPKKMVLSATVPQEFHFNTNSRHKESTSSCGAQKEVDFISQLRKPSSPTKALKCSTVPKPFNLSTGKKKEAEGPGAYVPMAQQIQQFQNRTPDRYHLRSRKSINKGPSGVKGDKLKLTQSHTPHLMTRRRNRPTVTKSSAELEEEELEKQQKFKIIALELNRKILESAECLKRPPVKESTVPEGFQLQIDKRLHERQTKRPQEAEEKHPSFRAQPLPRKILEGVVGLPDKKVLQPTVPESPAFTLKKRVRVEKVEEARQPSSIKAPAVPHFGLPFQPQLQENHHVEVCPFSFEERDRERRSLKERKLEEKRNEEVPHFKAQPLPAFNAVLLPEKKRLEPTKPEPFKLLLDERGAVKSSRTEQMAKEEQKREEATVFKARPNTVTHKEPFQPKKGPRAPVVVEAFALSTERRALERQEFERLANDKETLRMLMEEQQRQEVEQREKDDVTKMRSDQVHAAQPIRHYKPVAVKKSEVPLTIPHSPNFSDRFRL